The Fluviispira vulneris genome includes a region encoding these proteins:
- the fliP gene encoding flagellar type III secretion system pore protein FliP (The bacterial flagellar biogenesis protein FliP forms a type III secretion system (T3SS)-type pore required for flagellar assembly.) — protein MRIILCIKILLLSFSIFFTQSNFAQNKNAEQKSEKAWQRDNANVQNKLDLSKSPMPIFSINIANGENQDDFVPAIKVVAILTLLTFGPAILLLMSSFTRILIVLSFLRQALGIPTMPPNQILIALSLFLTYFIMAPTITKIYDSAVVPYMQKDITTQQALEVGQKPLHDFMIAQVRKDDLKLFYQMSKLERPEKRDDVPMRVLVPAFVISELKMAFQIGFLVYLPFIVIDMIVSSVLMAMGMMMLPPTVVSLPLKLILFVVVDGWNLLAGSLIKSFI, from the coding sequence ATGAGAATTATTCTTTGTATTAAGATATTGCTCCTATCATTTTCTATATTTTTTACACAAAGTAATTTTGCACAAAATAAAAATGCTGAACAAAAATCTGAAAAAGCATGGCAAAGAGACAATGCAAATGTACAAAATAAATTGGATCTCAGCAAAAGTCCAATGCCTATTTTTTCAATTAATATTGCCAATGGTGAAAATCAGGATGATTTTGTTCCTGCAATAAAAGTAGTTGCAATTCTCACACTGCTTACTTTTGGGCCAGCAATTTTACTACTAATGAGTTCATTTACGAGAATTCTTATCGTGCTTTCTTTTTTAAGACAAGCATTGGGAATTCCAACTATGCCTCCAAATCAAATTCTAATTGCTCTTTCACTTTTTCTTACTTATTTCATTATGGCACCAACAATAACAAAAATTTATGACTCAGCGGTTGTTCCTTATATGCAAAAAGATATCACAACTCAGCAAGCTCTTGAAGTTGGTCAAAAACCTTTACATGATTTTATGATTGCTCAAGTAAGAAAAGATGATTTAAAATTATTTTATCAAATGAGTAAACTTGAAAGACCAGAGAAAAGAGATGATGTTCCAATGCGTGTATTGGTTCCAGCATTTGTCATTAGTGAATTAAAAATGGCTTTTCAAATTGGTTTTTTAGTTTATCTACCATTTATTGTAATCGATATGATTGTTAGTAGCGTTTTAATGGCAATGGGAATGATGATGCTTCCTCCAACTGTTGTCAGTTTACCTTTAAAATTAATATTATTTGTCGTCGTTGACGGTTGGAATTTATTAGCAGGTTCCTTGATTAAAAGTTTTATTTAG
- the fliQ gene encoding flagellar biosynthesis protein FliQ yields the protein MNNQQVIDIILSVLYITVEISLPLLGVALVVGLLVSVFQAATQINESTLSFLPKIAAMLVVLIILSPWMLRKLNDYTHKIYDKIPELSRQNK from the coding sequence ATGAATAATCAGCAGGTTATCGATATTATTCTTTCTGTTCTCTATATAACAGTAGAAATTTCATTGCCTCTATTAGGAGTTGCCCTTGTTGTCGGTTTACTTGTCAGTGTGTTTCAAGCTGCGACACAAATAAATGAGTCTACATTAAGTTTTCTCCCTAAGATTGCTGCTATGTTGGTTGTACTTATTATTTTGTCGCCTTGGATGTTGAGAAAATTAAATGATTATACTCATAAAATTTATGACAAAATTCCAGAATTATCTAGACAAAATAAGTGA